The DNA sequence TGCGGCATGAAGGACGTTGCCTACTTTGTGGGGAGTTGCCTTTATGAAGACGATTGCGAGGCGCTCGAAGGACAGATTCTCGACACCTACTTTGCAGAACTTCGGGCGGCCTTGATTCGCAAGGGAAAAGACATGGACCCAGATGCCCTAGAAGCCGATTGGCGAAACCTGTATCCTGTAGCTTGGACCGATTTCCACCGATTCCTCAAAGGATGGAGCCCCGGGCATTGGAAAATCAATAGCTATTCAGAACGATTGGCACAATCCGTCATCGCCCAAATATCCCGCTAGCATTCTCTCAACAGCCATCAACATGCCCGTATCTCACCAAGATCTATTTCTTCTCTCCCGATGCGCCATCTCGGCTGCCTACGAAGCGGGACACTACATTTCCGCCAAGTCTTCAGATTTCCGACAACTCACCGACAAGGTTGTTCCCGGAGGAAGTCTCGCCTCTCAAGTGGTGACAGAAGTAGATCTTGCCAGTCAGGAATTGATCCTGAAGCATTTGTTGCCTACCTGCGAATGGTTTGATCTGGGAATGCTCGCAGAGGAAGGGCAGGCGGACCATAGCCGTCACGAGAAAGCGTACTTTTGGTGTGTCGATCCGCTGGATGGCACTTTGCCATTTACGGAGGGAGTAGCGGGCTATGCCGTGAGTATTGCGCTCGTCCAAAAAGATGGAACGCCCGAGATTGGGGTGATTTATGATCCCCTTGGCCAAATCTGCTATCATGCCATCAGGGGACATGGCATGTTTCGAAACGGTATTCGCTTTGAACGCAAGCAAGCATGGGTTCCGGCTTCCGATCAATCTATCCGGGTCTTCATCGACCGGAGCATGTGGGCAGATCCGAGATTCGAAGGATTTCAACAGGACATGACCGCTTGGGCCAAGACACAAGGTTGGGCAGGAATCCAAGTAGAAT is a window from the Pontibacter sp. G13 genome containing:
- a CDS encoding inositol monophosphatase family protein yields the protein MPVSHQDLFLLSRCAISAAYEAGHYISAKSSDFRQLTDKVVPGGSLASQVVTEVDLASQELILKHLLPTCEWFDLGMLAEEGQADHSRHEKAYFWCVDPLDGTLPFTEGVAGYAVSIALVQKDGTPEIGVIYDPLGQICYHAIRGHGMFRNGIRFERKQAWVPASDQSIRVFIDRSMWADPRFEGFQQDMTAWAKTQGWAGIQVESGAGGAMNACWGLEQAPSCYVKYPKKELGGGSLWDFAATACLYPAWGAVVTDIFGKPLDLNRPDSTFMNVGGLCYATDHEISHWIQEWWKSHSK